The following coding sequences lie in one Prionailurus viverrinus isolate Anna chromosome X, UM_Priviv_1.0, whole genome shotgun sequence genomic window:
- the LOC125156875 gene encoding protein FAM156A/FAM156B-like, producing the protein MDHTSMDPLRKCSSTLISESSPMISEETSREVTAASSPSFSELLMMGLGDLKTSPGTKYPAPLPEGLLQQRYRDEKTLQERRWERSASPQRKKTLLGHMRRRHLDQVAPYRVERKARISSSGDRDQNRFRCECRYCQSHRPNVSGMSAERKGAPHASSWETLVQGLSGLTLSLSTSRPGLLPEGVLQQQERDEKLQLEMQQESKRMFQRLLKQWLKEN; encoded by the coding sequence ATGGACCACACCTCCATGGATCCGCTCCGGAAATGCAGCTCAACACTGATTTCTGAGTCTTCCCCGATGATCTCTGAAGAGACCTCCCGGGAAGTCACGgcagcctcctctccttccttctcggAACTGCTTATGATGGGCCTGGGTGACCTCAAAACCAGTCCTGGCACCAAATACCCTGCCCCTCTTCCAGAGGGGCTGCTCCAGCAGCGCTACAGAGATGAGAAAACCCTACAAGAGAGGCGGTGGGAAAGGTCAGCGTCCCCTCAGAGGAAGAAAACCCTTCTGGGGCACATGAGACGGCGGCACCTCGATCAGGTGGCACCTTATCGGGTGGAGAGGAAAGCCAGGATCTCCTCCTCAGGTGATAGAGATCAGAACAGATTCAGATGCGAATGTCGATACTGCCAGAGCCATAGGCCAAATGTCTCTGGGATGTCTGCGGAGAGGAAAGGGGCCCCCCATGCTTCCTCCTGGGAGACACTGGTACAGGGCCTCAGCGGCTTGACCCTCAGCCTGAGCACCAGCCGACCTGGCCTGCTGCCCGAAGGGGTGCTCCAACAGCAGGAAAGAGACGAGAAGCTCCAACTGGAGATGCAGCAGGAAAGCAAAAGGATGTTTCAGAGGCTCCTAAAGCAGTGGTTGAAAGAAAACTGA